A section of the Buchnera aphidicola (Mindarus japonicus) genome encodes:
- the trpS gene encoding tryptophan--tRNA ligase codes for MSNFKSIVFSAMQPSGSFTLGNYLGSLKYWSEMQNKFQCFFCIADLHAITTLNINSNLKKNTLDAVALYLACGIDPEKSIIFVQSHVLEHTALYWFLNCRSNYSELKRMTQFKTKQKNNSSFSTAGLLNYPILMAADILLYQSKKVIVGDDQKQHLELTRNLAKKINNLQKNTFVVPEIVIPKYSKKIMSLCNPTQKMSKSDKNHNGTIFLLDEKKIIVKKIKKAITDSDINCKIRYDLKEKPGISNFLNILSSIREVSIFSLEKEFSEKKYNDLKETLINEITIVIEKIKKNFYFFRKNELFLKKVINDGAKKANFFAKKTMKKIYDLFTVLKY; via the coding sequence ATGAGCAATTTTAAATCTATTGTATTTAGTGCAATGCAACCTTCTGGTTCTTTTACTTTAGGAAATTATTTAGGTTCTCTTAAATATTGGTCTGAAATGCAAAATAAATTTCAATGTTTTTTTTGTATAGCTGATTTACATGCTATTACTACATTAAATATTAATAGTAATTTAAAGAAAAATACATTAGATGCAGTAGCATTATATCTAGCTTGTGGAATAGATCCTGAAAAAAGTATTATTTTTGTACAATCTCATGTTTTAGAGCATACAGCACTATATTGGTTTCTAAATTGTCGTTCAAATTATAGTGAATTAAAACGTATGACACAATTTAAAACAAAACAAAAAAATAACTCTTCCTTTTCCACTGCTGGTTTATTAAACTACCCTATCTTAATGGCTGCAGATATATTATTATATCAATCTAAAAAAGTTATAGTTGGAGACGATCAAAAACAACATTTAGAGCTAACAAGAAATTTAGCAAAAAAAATTAATAATTTACAAAAAAATACGTTTGTAGTTCCAGAAATAGTAATTCCAAAATATAGCAAAAAAATAATGTCGTTATGTAATCCTACTCAAAAAATGTCTAAATCTGATAAGAATCATAATGGTACAATTTTTTTATTAGATGAAAAAAAAATTATTGTTAAAAAAATAAAAAAAGCTATAACTGATTCAGATATAAATTGTAAAATACGTTATGATTTAAAAGAAAAACCAGGAATATCTAATTTTTTAAATATTTTATCTAGTATCAGAGAAGTTTCAATATTTTCATTAGAAAAAGAGTTTTCTGAAAAAAAGTATAATGATTTAAAGGAAACATTAATTAATGAAATTACTATAGTAATTGAAAAAATTAAAAAAAATTTTTATTTTTTTAGAAAAAATGAATTATTTTTAAAAAAAGTTATCAATGATGGTGCTAAGAAAGCTAACTTTTTCGCAAAAAAAACAATGAAAAAAATTTATGATTTATTTACTGTATTAAAATATTAA
- the rpe gene encoding ribulose-phosphate 3-epimerase, with protein sequence MKSFLLAPSILSADFSKLGEDIQKSIDAGGDMIHFDVMDNHYVDNLTIGPMVLKSLRDYKISTTIDVHLMTNPVDSLIPKFAKSGADFITVHPETTNHIDRTLRMIKDHGCKAGLGLNPGTPINYLDYVIDQLDMITVMSVNPGFGGQAFIPESINKIREVRKRINESSSNILLQVDGGINIKNISDIALAGANVFVIGSTLFHSSNYKIVINKLRQELEKVHFNLIH encoded by the coding sequence ATGAAAAGTTTTCTTTTAGCACCCTCTATTTTATCAGCTGATTTTTCAAAATTAGGAGAAGATATTCAAAAATCAATTGATGCTGGAGGAGATATGATACATTTTGATGTTATGGATAATCACTATGTAGATAATTTAACTATTGGTCCAATGGTTTTAAAATCATTACGAGACTATAAAATTTCTACTACAATTGATGTTCATTTAATGACAAATCCTGTCGATTCTTTAATTCCGAAATTTGCAAAATCTGGAGCCGATTTCATAACTGTGCATCCTGAAACAACAAATCATATAGATAGAACTTTACGAATGATTAAGGATCATGGATGCAAAGCAGGATTAGGTTTGAATCCTGGTACTCCTATTAATTATCTTGATTATGTTATAGATCAGTTAGATATGATAACTGTAATGTCAGTAAATCCTGGATTTGGAGGACAAGCATTTATACCAGAAAGTATAAATAAAATTAGAGAAGTTAGAAAAAGAATTAACGAAAGTTCGAGTAATATTTTATTACAGGTAGATGGTGGAATTAATATAAAAAATATTTCAGATATAGCATTGGCTGGCGCTAATGTTTTCGTTATTGGCTCAACTTTATTTCATTCCTCAAATTATAAAATTGTTATTAACAAATTAAGACAGGAATTAGAAAAAGTACATTTTAATTTGATTCATTAA
- the aroB gene encoding 3-dehydroquinate synthase, producing MEKLQVNLGSRSYPITIGSKVLELDNIFWPLNPGDHAMLVTNKTLANIWKDKVFYQLRQAGIKLDQVILSDGEQYKTLNEMELIISALLEKSHNRDTTLIALGGGVIGDLTGFAAAIYQRGVKFIQIPTTLLSQVDSSVGGKTGVNHILGKNMIGAFWQPSSVIVDIDCLSTLPTSEMISGIAEVIKYAIAFDEKFFIWLEKNIHLVLSLHEPEISYCISKCCQLKSYVISIDERENNVRALLNLGHTFGHAIEAHLGYGSWLHGEAVSVGIVIAARVAQLLEKINKIEVNRIINLLKKAGLPTKAPKNMTAHAYLPYIIKDKKVLSGLIRFILPVKIGQVKIFTNVDKNVLLSAIRNSQ from the coding sequence ATGGAGAAATTACAGGTTAATCTTGGCAGTAGAAGTTACCCAATTACTATTGGTTCTAAAGTGTTAGAATTAGATAATATTTTTTGGCCTTTAAATCCAGGTGATCATGCTATGTTAGTAACCAATAAAACGTTAGCAAACATTTGGAAAGATAAAGTATTTTATCAATTAAGACAGGCAGGCATTAAATTAGACCAAGTAATTTTATCTGACGGCGAACAGTATAAAACATTAAATGAAATGGAATTAATTATTTCAGCATTATTAGAAAAATCTCATAATAGAGATACAACATTGATTGCTTTAGGTGGTGGAGTGATTGGAGATCTTACTGGTTTTGCAGCAGCTATTTATCAAAGAGGCGTTAAATTTATCCAGATTCCTACAACTTTACTATCTCAGGTAGATTCCTCTGTTGGAGGAAAAACAGGAGTTAATCATATTTTAGGAAAAAATATGATAGGTGCTTTTTGGCAGCCTTCTTCTGTTATTGTTGATATTGATTGTTTATCAACATTACCAACTAGTGAAATGATTTCAGGAATAGCCGAAGTTATTAAATATGCAATTGCTTTCGATGAAAAATTTTTTATTTGGTTAGAAAAAAATATTCATTTAGTTTTATCCTTACATGAACCAGAAATTTCTTATTGTATCTCCAAATGTTGTCAATTAAAATCATATGTTATTTCCATTGATGAAAGAGAAAATAATGTTCGTGCTCTTTTAAATTTAGGACATACTTTTGGACATGCTATTGAAGCGCATTTAGGTTATGGAAGTTGGTTGCATGGAGAAGCTGTTTCAGTTGGTATTGTCATTGCGGCAAGAGTAGCTCAATTATTAGAAAAAATAAATAAAATAGAAGTTAATCGAATTATTAATTTGTTAAAAAAAGCTGGTTTACCAACAAAAGCACCAAAAAATATGACTGCTCATGCTTATCTTCCTTATATTATAAAAGATAAGAAAGTACTTTCAGGATTAATACGTTTTATTTTACCAGTTAAAATTGGACAAGTTAAAATTTTTACTAATGTAGATAAAAATGTTCTTTTATCAGCTATTAGAAATAGTCAATAA
- the aroK gene encoding shikimate kinase AroK, whose protein sequence is MAEKRNIFLIGPMGAGKSTIGRQLAQQLHMDFYDSDQEIEKRTGADINWVFDVEGETGFRNREKKIINELTMKQGIVLATGGGSIIVKETRNQLSSRGIVIYLKTTIEKQLMRTNRDKKRPLLKKNAISNKVILQELANYRNPLYEEIADITVCTDEQSAKVVSHQIIDLLDKK, encoded by the coding sequence ATGGCAGAAAAACGAAATATTTTCTTAATTGGTCCAATGGGAGCAGGAAAGAGCACTATTGGCAGACAATTAGCTCAACAACTTCATATGGATTTTTATGATTCTGATCAAGAAATTGAAAAAAGAACAGGAGCAGATATTAATTGGGTTTTTGATGTAGAAGGAGAAACAGGATTTCGAAATAGAGAAAAAAAAATAATTAATGAATTAACTATGAAACAAGGGATAGTATTAGCTACGGGAGGAGGTTCTATAATTGTAAAAGAGACTAGAAATCAACTTTCATCAAGGGGTATAGTAATATATTTAAAAACTACAATTGAAAAGCAATTAATGCGAACTAATAGAGACAAAAAAAGACCATTATTAAAAAAAAATGCAATTTCTAATAAAGTAATTTTACAAGAATTGGCTAATTATAGAAATCCATTGTATGAAGAAATTGCAGATATTACTGTTTGTACAGACGAACAGAGTGCAAAAGTTGTTTCGCATCAAATTATAGATTTACTAGACAAAAAATAA
- the deoD gene encoding purine-nucleoside phosphorylase — MITPHINSKKNDFSDLVLISGDPLRVQYIAKNYLVNVFQINTVRSMVGYTGKYKGRIISLMSHGIGMPSCCLYVSELIKFYKVKKIIRLGSCGSVREDIQLNDLIISTGACTDSKINRIRFLGHDFSAIPDFNMVYKLVVSAKNNKTLIKVGNFFSTDSFYFPQKKKYISLLKKYSISGIDMETAGLYSISAELNAKSVSICTVSDNIITGERLTIEEREASFNKMIHIALESVFIKGIVN, encoded by the coding sequence ATGATTACTCCTCATATTAATTCTAAAAAAAATGATTTTTCTGATTTAGTGCTTATTTCTGGAGATCCATTAAGAGTACAATATATAGCTAAAAATTATTTAGTAAATGTTTTTCAAATTAATACAGTTCGTTCTATGGTAGGCTATACTGGAAAATATAAAGGCAGAATCATATCTCTCATGTCGCATGGAATAGGAATGCCTTCTTGCTGTTTATATGTAAGTGAATTAATTAAATTTTATAAAGTAAAAAAAATAATTCGTCTAGGAAGTTGTGGATCAGTTAGAGAAGATATACAACTAAATGATTTAATTATTTCTACAGGTGCGTGCACGGATTCGAAAATTAATAGAATAAGATTTTTAGGACATGATTTTTCTGCTATACCCGATTTTAATATGGTTTACAAATTAGTAGTATCTGCTAAAAACAACAAAACCCTTATTAAAGTTGGAAATTTTTTTAGTACTGATTCGTTTTATTTTCCTCAAAAAAAGAAATATATTTCTTTGCTAAAAAAATATAGTATTTCTGGAATTGATATGGAAACAGCTGGATTATATAGTATATCGGCTGAGTTAAATGCTAAATCAGTATCTATTTGTACAGTTTCAGATAATATTATTACAGGCGAAAGATTAACAATTGAAGAAAGAGAAGCAAGTTTTAATAAAATGATTCATATTGCTTTAGAATCTGTATTTATAAAAGGAATTGTTAATTAG
- a CDS encoding phosphopentomutase, which produces MKRVFILVLDSLGIGSSLDAKNFGDKGANTLGHIAEQCFLNKANKERVGTLKIPNLTKLGIAEAAYHSMGRFPLGLNKITDIVGSYAYASQISSGKDTISGHWEISGLPVLFNWDYFKKKTNSIPINLIKRIVVDANISGLIGNCHASGVDILNIYGEEHINTKQPIIYTSADSVLQVACHEIFFGLEKLYNLCLIIQKILNDNKYKVARVIARPFIGEKKGYFFRTNNRKDFSVKPIGDTVMLKLIKEKLGKVVSIGKINDIFSNVGITSSIKAYGLINLFNATIKEIKNAKDNTIVFVNFIDFDSLWGHRRDVSGYAKGLELFDQNLPRILKIITNKDLLIITADHGCDPTWKGNDHTRENVPILLYRKNKKSIFLGHRKTFSDISQTIAHFFSLSKMMYGKSML; this is translated from the coding sequence ATGAAACGAGTATTTATTCTGGTATTAGATTCTTTAGGAATAGGGTCAAGTTTAGATGCGAAAAATTTTGGAGATAAAGGTGCTAATACTTTAGGTCATATTGCAGAACAATGTTTTTTAAATAAAGCTAACAAAGAAAGGGTTGGAACTTTAAAAATACCTAATTTAACTAAGTTAGGAATAGCTGAAGCAGCTTATCATTCTATGGGTAGATTTCCTTTAGGATTAAATAAAATAACGGATATTGTAGGAAGTTATGCTTATGCAAGTCAAATTTCTTCAGGAAAAGATACTATTTCTGGACATTGGGAAATTTCAGGTCTACCTGTTTTATTCAATTGGGATTATTTTAAAAAAAAAACTAATAGTATTCCAATAAATTTAATAAAAAGAATTGTTGTAGACGCAAATATTTCTGGATTAATTGGTAATTGTCATGCTTCTGGAGTAGATATTTTAAATATTTATGGAGAAGAACATATTAATACTAAACAACCAATAATATATACATCTGCAGATTCTGTATTACAAGTAGCATGTCACGAAATTTTTTTTGGATTAGAAAAATTATACAATTTATGTTTAATAATACAAAAAATTTTGAATGATAATAAATATAAAGTTGCAAGAGTTATAGCTAGACCATTTATTGGAGAAAAAAAAGGATATTTTTTTAGAACAAATAACAGAAAAGATTTTTCGGTAAAACCAATTGGTGATACTGTAATGCTTAAATTAATAAAGGAAAAGTTAGGAAAAGTTGTTTCAATTGGAAAAATAAATGATATATTTTCAAATGTAGGAATAACTTCTTCAATAAAAGCATACGGATTAATTAATCTATTTAATGCAACCATTAAAGAAATAAAAAATGCAAAAGATAATACAATAGTTTTTGTAAATTTTATAGATTTTGATTCTCTTTGGGGGCATAGAAGAGATGTTTCTGGTTATGCAAAAGGTTTAGAATTATTTGACCAAAATTTACCGAGAATATTAAAAATAATTACTAATAAAGACCTTTTAATTATTACAGCAGATCATGGTTGTGATCCTACTTGGAAAGGAAATGATCATACTAGAGAAAATGTGCCTATTCTTTTATATAGAAAAAATAAAAAATCTATTTTTTTAGGACATAGAAAAACATTTTCAGATATTTCTCAAACAATAGCTCATTTTTTTTCACTTTCTAAAATGATGTATGGAAAAAGTATGTTATAA
- the ansA gene encoding asparaginase, with protein MKRKNIYIAYTGGTIGMKKSNFGYIPVSGYLQKKIMKIPDFQKKEIPFFRINEYKPLIDSSNMTPNEWNIIANDIYKNYKKYDGFIILHGTDTMAYTASALSFMLQNLEKPIIITGSQIPLSEIRSDGRQNLLNALLIAANYPINEVTLFFNHKLFRGNRSTKSNANGFNAFTSPNFPCLLKVGINISCNYKVSKKKFNQKLKLNSITPQPIGIITIYPGISEKIIHNFIFQPLKALILCSYGIGNAPQNKNFLNELHSASKRNIILVNLTQCISGTVNMSGYATGNALSNVGVISGYDLTIEAALTKLHFLFSCYKSTKAIKKIMKSNLCGELTLEKK; from the coding sequence ATGAAAAGAAAAAATATATATATTGCTTATACGGGTGGGACAATTGGAATGAAAAAATCTAATTTCGGTTATATACCTGTATCTGGATATCTTCAAAAAAAAATAATGAAAATTCCAGATTTTCAAAAAAAAGAAATTCCTTTTTTTAGAATAAATGAATACAAACCATTAATTGACTCTTCTAATATGACTCCTAACGAATGGAATATTATTGCTAATGATATTTACAAAAATTATAAAAAATACGATGGTTTTATTATTTTACATGGAACTGATACAATGGCATATACTGCTTCAGCTCTTTCATTTATGCTTCAAAATTTAGAAAAACCTATTATTATTACTGGTTCTCAAATTCCTCTTTCAGAAATTCGATCAGATGGTAGACAAAATTTGTTAAATGCTTTATTAATTGCTGCAAACTATCCAATTAATGAAGTTACATTATTTTTTAATCATAAATTGTTTAGAGGTAATCGTTCTACAAAATCTAATGCTAATGGATTTAATGCTTTTACTTCTCCTAATTTTCCTTGCTTATTAAAAGTAGGAATTAATATTTCTTGTAATTATAAAGTTTCAAAAAAAAAATTTAATCAAAAACTTAAGTTGAATTCTATTACTCCTCAACCAATTGGAATTATTACTATTTATCCTGGTATTTCAGAAAAAATAATTCATAATTTTATTTTTCAACCATTAAAGGCATTAATATTATGCTCTTATGGTATTGGAAATGCTCCTCAAAATAAAAATTTTTTAAATGAATTACATTCTGCCTCCAAACGAAACATTATTTTAGTTAATCTAACACAATGTATATCTGGAACAGTAAATATGTCTGGTTATGCAACTGGAAATGCTCTTTCTAATGTAGGCGTAATTAGTGGTTATGACTTAACAATAGAAGCAGCATTAACTAAGTTACATTTTTTATTTAGTTGTTATAAATCTACAAAAGCAATTAAAAAAATTATGAAATCTAATCTTTGTGGAGAATTAACTCTTGAAAAAAAATAA
- the bioH gene encoding pimeloyl-ACP methyl ester esterase BioH, which translates to MKKFYLYSIGTGLQNLVLVHGYGFDSKIWFYLIKKLKKYFKIYVLDLPGFGKNYFFPVLKFDQLIELISIYMPPKAIWIGWSLGGIIVNKLALIYPERILSVINVSSTPYFLEEKNWPGIKFSQLLKLSSLLKENYKFCVKDFFQQQIYINKKNINLIYLKKLEKIMLSSLIPSKLALKEGLNVLCSIDLRKKMIEFKVPLLRIYGSLDTMVPKKISNIVDSLCSQSKSIIIEKAAHAPFLTHLQYFCKIIMLFQKSLN; encoded by the coding sequence ATGAAAAAATTTTACTTATATAGTATTGGAACTGGATTACAAAATTTAGTTTTAGTTCACGGATATGGATTTGACTCAAAAATTTGGTTTTATCTTATTAAAAAACTAAAAAAATATTTTAAAATTTATGTTTTAGATTTACCTGGGTTTGGGAAAAATTATTTTTTTCCTGTATTAAAATTTGATCAATTAATTGAGTTAATTTCTATTTATATGCCTCCTAAGGCAATTTGGATAGGTTGGTCTTTGGGGGGAATTATAGTTAATAAACTAGCTTTAATTTATCCTGAAAGAATTTTGTCAGTTATTAATGTTTCTTCTACTCCTTATTTTTTAGAAGAAAAAAACTGGCCTGGGATAAAATTTAGTCAACTGTTAAAATTATCTTCTCTATTAAAAGAAAATTATAAGTTTTGTGTGAAAGATTTTTTTCAACAACAAATTTATATTAATAAAAAAAATATAAATTTAATTTATTTAAAAAAACTTGAAAAAATTATGTTATCTTCACTAATTCCTTCTAAATTAGCTCTAAAAGAAGGATTAAATGTTCTATGTTCTATAGATTTAAGAAAAAAAATGATAGAGTTCAAAGTTCCTTTACTTAGAATATATGGTTCATTAGATACTATGGTACCTAAAAAAATTTCGAATATAGTAGATTCACTCTGTTCTCAATCAAAGTCTATTATTATTGAAAAAGCTGCTCATGCTCCCTTTTTAACTCATTTACAATATTTTTGTAAAATAATTATGCTATTTCAAAAATCGTTAAATTAA
- a CDS encoding single-stranded DNA-binding protein, with product MASRGINKVILIGNLGQDPEVRYMPNGTAVSNITLATSDVWKDKNTGENKEKTEWHRVVLFGKLAEIAGEYLRKGSQIYIEGSLQTRKWQDKNSIERYTTEVVVNIGGTMQMLGNRHSHSNNIKDENHISSDSKSLSFSKKSTKNNLNNKSKLSTVNTISDIDFDDEDIPF from the coding sequence ATGGCAAGTAGAGGTATTAATAAAGTAATATTAATAGGAAATTTAGGTCAAGATCCAGAAGTAAGATACATGCCAAATGGAACAGCAGTATCTAATATAACTTTAGCTACATCGGATGTTTGGAAAGATAAAAATACCGGAGAAAATAAAGAAAAAACAGAATGGCATAGAGTTGTTTTATTTGGAAAATTAGCAGAAATTGCTGGAGAATATTTACGTAAAGGTTCTCAAATATATATAGAAGGTTCATTACAAACAAGAAAATGGCAAGATAAAAATAGTATAGAACGATATACAACTGAGGTTGTTGTTAACATAGGTGGAACAATGCAAATGTTAGGTAATAGACATTCGCATTCAAATAATATAAAAGATGAAAATCACATTTCTTCGGATTCAAAATCATTATCTTTTAGTAAGAAATCTACTAAAAATAATTTAAATAATAAAAGTAAATTATCCACAGTAAATACTATATCTGATATTGACTTCGATGATGAAGATATTCCGTTTTAG
- the dusA gene encoding tRNA dihydrouridine(20/20a) synthase DusA, producing MKILTKNCYHKFSVAPMLNYTNKHCRYFFRKLTKRALLYTEMIVANDSFKKIEKKMLYNSQIENPTSIQLAGRIPKKIAKCAKLAYLKGFNEINLNVGCPSTKVNQACFGVSLMNETNTVNHIIHSIAEYVPIPITIKTRIGIDNQDDYNFLSNFIYEISKNNICNTFIIHARKAILFNISTKKNLRIPKINYEFVYKLKHDFPDLKFVINGNIKSINSAKQHLNKTDGVMLGRAIYNNPSILQNVDNLIFNENYKPIKMLNIIEEMYPYIKKELSLGTPLHHITRHFLNAFYGKKGSSLWKKYLNKNAIKHNSDLKVLDNALKFIT from the coding sequence ATGAAAATTTTAACAAAAAATTGTTATCATAAATTTTCTGTAGCTCCAATGCTTAATTATACTAACAAACATTGCCGTTATTTTTTTAGAAAACTAACAAAAAGAGCACTTTTATATACAGAAATGATAGTTGCTAATGATTCTTTTAAAAAAATAGAAAAAAAAATGCTTTATAATTCTCAAATTGAAAATCCCACTTCTATTCAACTAGCTGGGAGGATTCCAAAAAAAATAGCAAAATGCGCTAAATTAGCTTATTTAAAAGGATTTAATGAAATTAACTTAAACGTTGGCTGTCCTTCAACTAAAGTTAATCAGGCCTGTTTTGGCGTTTCATTAATGAACGAAACGAATACAGTAAACCATATTATCCATTCCATTGCTGAATATGTTCCCATTCCTATTACAATTAAAACAAGAATTGGAATAGATAACCAAGATGACTACAATTTTCTTAGTAATTTTATATATGAAATTTCTAAAAATAATATTTGTAATACTTTCATAATTCATGCTAGAAAAGCAATATTGTTTAATATAAGTACAAAAAAAAATCTTCGAATTCCTAAGATAAATTACGAATTCGTATATAAATTAAAACATGATTTTCCAGATTTAAAATTTGTTATTAATGGAAATATTAAATCAATTAATTCAGCTAAACAACATTTAAACAAAACAGATGGTGTAATGTTAGGTAGAGCAATATATAATAATCCATCTATTTTACAAAATGTAGACAATTTAATTTTTAATGAAAATTACAAACCTATTAAAATGTTAAATATAATAGAAGAAATGTATCCTTATATTAAAAAAGAACTTTCTCTTGGAACACCATTACATCATATAACTAGACATTTTTTGAATGCATTTTATGGAAAAAAGGGATCTTCTTTATGGAAAAAATATTTAAATAAAAACGCTATTAAGCATAATTCCGATTTAAAAGTTTTAGATAACGCTTTAAAATTTATAACTTAA